A single region of the Dysgonomonadaceae bacterium PH5-43 genome encodes:
- a CDS encoding polysaccharide export outer membrane protein (product_source=KO:K01991; cath_funfam=3.10.560.10,3.30.1950.10; cog=COG1596; ko=KO:K01991; pfam=PF02563,PF10531; transmembrane_helix_parts=Outside_1_233,TMhelix_234_256,Inside_257_260), translating to MNNLKTVFGVVVLLSVIMFTSCRSSKDIEYFQNTKDISDDMYRYDMSNYEIKIMPNDNLLITVLTDKPAVAEQFNVVDLSRGASNSLEWQGYLVDQNGDINFPVIGKVHLGGLTKIQAVSLLQKKIGEFIDEPLVNIRFMNYKVTVLGEVNRPGVFTINSEKLSLPEALALAGDMTIYGQRENVEICRVENGEKKFYYVDMTSPEVFFSEAYYLQQNDIVYIRPNKSKSMSSSYNPMVGTLISVATLLITITTLILNQTK from the coding sequence ATGAACAATTTGAAGACTGTTTTCGGAGTTGTAGTTTTACTAAGTGTGATTATGTTTACCTCTTGTAGGTCGAGTAAGGATATTGAGTATTTTCAGAATACAAAGGATATCTCAGATGATATGTATCGGTATGATATGTCAAATTATGAGATAAAGATTATGCCTAATGATAATCTATTGATTACGGTATTGACGGATAAGCCTGCCGTTGCAGAGCAATTTAATGTTGTAGATCTTTCGAGGGGTGCTTCAAATTCATTAGAATGGCAAGGTTATTTGGTTGACCAAAATGGAGATATAAACTTTCCCGTTATAGGTAAAGTGCATTTGGGTGGTTTGACAAAAATACAAGCGGTATCTCTTCTTCAGAAGAAAATAGGAGAGTTTATTGATGAGCCTTTAGTGAATATTCGCTTTATGAATTATAAAGTAACGGTGCTTGGTGAGGTAAATAGACCAGGTGTTTTCACGATTAATAGCGAGAAATTGTCGTTGCCAGAAGCTTTAGCATTAGCTGGAGATATGACTATTTATGGACAGCGTGAAAATGTGGAGATATGTAGAGTCGAAAATGGAGAAAAGAAGTTCTATTATGTGGATATGACATCTCCAGAGGTGTTTTTCTCAGAAGCTTATTATCTTCAACAAAATGATATTGTATACATAAGACCTAATAAATCTAAATCTATGAGTTCTTCTTACAATCCTATGGTTGGAACTCTTATATCTGTTGCAACTTTATTGATTACTATAACGACATTGATTTTAAATCAAACAAAATAA